A single window of Cottoperca gobio chromosome 9, fCotGob3.1, whole genome shotgun sequence DNA harbors:
- the LOC115012942 gene encoding tumor necrosis factor ligand superfamily member 15-like has product MGNCMEEEGCSCCCFGGEEGLHPQHTLIQLLPQRRTRRQRMAQFLAVALLLLFSVALAVLVTVVLGGRGHRQPPNSQLMAQPQHHSLGVSVEQQQQEDFKNPSVMVTVPAGNTSDEEYLQWEKGIGNTFCHGGFQYSRGDLVVPRNGVYRVFLQITYESNNDFKCDPSYDDDDDDDDDDDDDDELRLTNTVYIFRNTYEENKALLSSVDTVSSSIKQWSKTLYTSGSFSLEANCRLRVRASCPKLIVKKEDQVFFGAELLPQ; this is encoded by the exons ATGGGAAACTGCATGGAGGAAGAaggctgctcctgctgctgtttcGGAGGGGAGGAAGGATTACATCCGCAACATACTTTGATTCAACTTCTCCCTCAGAGAAGGACACGACGACAGCGAATGGCCCAGTTTTTAGCCGTGGCGCTACTTCTACTGTTCTCAGTAGCTCTGGCTGTACTTGTCACGGTTGTGCTTGGAGGGCGAGGTCATCGTCAGCCACCGAACAGCCAG CTGATGGCGCAGCCTCAGCACCATTCATTAG GGGTCAGCGtcgaacagcagcaacaggaagACTTCAAGAATCCAAGTGTCATGGTAACAG TTCCTGCAGGCAATACCAGTGATGAAGAATATCTTCAATGGGAGAAGGGCATTGGAAATACCTTCTGTCATGGAGGTTTTCAATACTCCAGGGGAGACCTAGTGGTGCCCAGGAACGGCGTGTACAGAGTCTTCCTGCAGATCACCTATGAGAGCAACAATGACTTCAAGTGTGACCCcagttatgatgatgatgatgatgatgatgatgatgatgatgatgatgatgagctgAGACTCACCAACACGGTGTATATTTTCCGGAACACTTACGAAGAAAATAAGGCTCTCCTGTCGTCAGTCGACACAGTGAGTAGCAGCATAAAACAGTGGAGTAAAACCCTCTATACGTCCGGCTCGTTCTCCCTGGAGGCTAACTGCAGACTACGTGTAAGAGCATCGTGCCCTAAACTTATTGTTAAGAAAGAAGACCAGGTGTTCTTCGGTGCTGAACTTCTGCCTCAGTAA